The following proteins are co-located in the Spirosoma montaniterrae genome:
- a CDS encoding transglutaminase domain-containing protein encodes MQLNAGCELQFEAQGPTPLVLMLRPRSGAGQWIMREEYQITPSVNVTEFTDMYGNLCQRLVAPEGPFSIHFSATVQTADAIDVEPGAPYTPVEDLPDDVLHYTLPSRYCQSDQLGDLAAEITNAVEPGYDQAEAIRKWINENVKYQYGTSDASTSAVDTANARVGVCRDFTHLGISLCRALNIPARMVVGYLYQLKPMDLHAWFEAYIDGRWFTFDATQQQPRGNRITVAYGRDAADVAFTTQFGPMTLNDMKVWVDPAEIAEN; translated from the coding sequence ATGCAACTTAACGCTGGCTGCGAACTCCAGTTCGAGGCCCAGGGACCAACCCCTCTTGTGTTAATGCTCCGACCGCGCTCCGGTGCCGGGCAATGGATTATGCGTGAAGAATACCAGATTACGCCCTCCGTCAACGTGACCGAATTTACCGACATGTACGGCAATTTGTGCCAGCGGTTAGTTGCTCCAGAAGGGCCATTCTCAATTCACTTTTCGGCCACAGTGCAAACCGCCGACGCCATAGACGTAGAGCCGGGTGCACCGTATACGCCCGTAGAAGACCTGCCCGACGACGTGCTGCACTACACGCTGCCCAGCCGTTACTGCCAGTCGGATCAGTTGGGTGATTTGGCTGCGGAGATCACCAATGCCGTTGAACCGGGCTACGATCAGGCCGAAGCCATTCGGAAATGGATTAACGAAAACGTAAAATACCAGTATGGCACCAGCGATGCCAGCACGTCGGCGGTTGATACGGCAAATGCCCGTGTTGGCGTGTGCCGCGATTTTACACACCTTGGCATTTCACTGTGCCGGGCATTAAATATACCGGCCCGGATGGTGGTAGGTTATTTGTACCAACTCAAACCGATGGACTTGCACGCCTGGTTTGAAGCGTACATAGATGGTCGTTGGTTTACGTTCGACGCTACGCAGCAACAGCCGCGCGGTAATCGTATTACCGTTGCCTACGGACGTGATGCTGCCGACGTGGCCTTCACAACGCAGTTTGGACCGATGACGCTCAACGACATGAAAGTTTGGGTCGACCCCGCTGAAATTGCTGAAAACTAA
- the prmA gene encoding 50S ribosomal protein L11 methyltransferase translates to MNYIELQLLISPDFTDILTAELAELGFESFVETDQGLNAYIVEPDFREDAIQELVAKYASQTAIAYAVSSLEKRNWNAEWESGYEPIEVASQVRVRASFHEKDARFRYDIVINPKMSFGTGHHETTAMMLEHQLSLDFSRKTVLDVGSGTGILAVLAAKMGAQAVVAFDIEEWAVENARENADLNQCPQIRVFQGTIADVDPASRYDVVLANINRNVLLAEIPTYTHLLNEGGYLLVSGFYEADAVDIEQKAAESGLTPVQGMTIRGWTSLLYQKPDSSWLTVMTTNLFTANAQ, encoded by the coding sequence ATGAATTATATCGAACTGCAACTATTAATTTCGCCCGATTTTACCGATATACTCACTGCCGAACTCGCCGAACTGGGGTTTGAGTCGTTTGTTGAAACCGATCAGGGCTTGAATGCTTATATTGTTGAGCCAGATTTCCGGGAAGACGCCATACAGGAACTTGTTGCGAAATACGCCAGCCAAACCGCAATAGCCTACGCAGTCAGTTCGTTAGAAAAACGAAACTGGAACGCCGAGTGGGAGAGTGGATATGAACCGATTGAAGTGGCGTCCCAAGTCCGGGTCCGGGCGTCCTTCCACGAGAAGGATGCCCGGTTTCGTTACGACATTGTCATCAATCCGAAAATGTCGTTCGGAACCGGCCACCACGAAACTACGGCCATGATGCTCGAACACCAGCTTAGCCTGGATTTCAGCAGAAAAACAGTGTTGGACGTAGGCAGCGGAACGGGTATTCTGGCCGTTTTGGCGGCTAAAATGGGCGCACAGGCCGTGGTAGCCTTCGACATTGAGGAGTGGGCCGTTGAAAACGCCCGCGAAAACGCCGACCTGAACCAATGCCCGCAAATCAGGGTCTTTCAGGGTACCATTGCCGACGTAGACCCGGCAAGCCGCTACGACGTGGTGCTGGCTAACATCAATCGAAACGTATTACTGGCCGAAATTCCGACCTACACGCACCTGCTCAACGAAGGCGGTTATTTGCTCGTCAGCGGTTTCTACGAAGCCGATGCCGTTGATATTGAGCAAAAAGCCGCCGAGTCAGGGTTAACACCGGTTCAGGGAATGACAATTCGGGGATGGACGTCGTTACTATATCAAAAGCCGGACAGCAGTTGGCTGACAGTTATGACGACCAACTTATTTACAGCAAATGCGCAATGA